One segment of Castanea sativa cultivar Marrone di Chiusa Pesio chromosome 3, ASM4071231v1 DNA contains the following:
- the LOC142627792 gene encoding nuclear transcription factor Y subunit C-3 has product MDQQGHSQAPSMGVIGSGAQLPYATNPYQTGQMTGAPAHGSVVTSVGAIQSTSQPSGAQLAQHQLAYQHIHQQQQQQLQQQLQTFWANQYQEIEKVTDFKNHSLPLARIKKIMKADEDVRMISAEAPVIFARACEMFILELTLRSWNHTEENKRRTLQKNDIAAAITRTDIFDFLVDIVPREDLKDEVLASIPRGTMPVGGPADALPYCYMPSQHAPQVGTPGMIMGKPVMDPAMYAQQSHAYMAQQMWPQAPDQQPSPSDH; this is encoded by the coding sequence ATGGATCAGCAAGGACATAGCCAGGCCCCATCTATGGGAGTGATTGGTAGCGGAGCTCAATTACCATATGCCACTAACCCATATCAGACTGGTCAAATGACTGGGGCACCGGCTCATGGATCAGTCGTTACATCAGTCGGGGCTATTCAATCTACAAGTCAGCCTTCTGGAGCTCAGCTTGCACAACACCAACTTGCTTACCAGCACATCCAccagcaacaacaacagcaacttCAGCAACAACTCCAAACCTTTTGGGCTAATCAGTACCAAGAAATTGAGAAGGTGACTGATTTCAAGAACCATAGCCTTCCTTTGGCAAGGATCAAAAAGATTATGAAGGCTGATGAGGATGTAAGAATGATATCAGCTGAGGCACCCGTAATATTTGCCAGGGCATGCGAAATGTTCATCTTGGAGTTGACCTTGCGATCTTGGAATCACACAGAAGAGAACAAAAGGAGGACACTTCAAAAGAATGACATTGCAGCAGCAATCACAAGGACTGATATCTTTGATTTCTTGGTTGACATTGTGCCAAGGGAGGATCTGAAAGATGAAGTGCTTGCATCAATCCCAAGAGGAACAATGCCTGTTGGAGGGCCTGCTGATGCTCTCCCTTACTGCTATATGCCATCTCAGCATGCTCCACAGGTTGGGACTCCTGGGATGATCATGGGTAAGCCTGTGATGGACCCAGCTATGTATGCTCAACAGTCGCATGCCTACATGGCTCAACAGATGTGGCCACAGGCACCAGACCAACAGCCATCGCCCTCAGATCATTAG
- the LOC142629617 gene encoding increased DNA methylation 2-like, translating to MDGSSQVTEPITSGGLESNNVQSHILDDNQLFLLYFIMGTYFGPDLKGERLQKSVLQRIAEGLPPYTSDHLAGTHMKTVEVERVYYYVLRKAAESVAVKLPLLYQFFEGNVPVQGQDLAANYPQFPDLFPLQLHPHSRFKNQHKIIENIVFINNPEIVYIKPEDIERFKRLTGLEDFLLDRDAARLHTSLYGSGLHNAAVQEDESNGELPSPSSSRGSRKTRRIDDILNPQDHQQHFHFVAPISSVPYSGNPMMYSYMASLPTKDDSNPMEKVGPAMIFLPSHPTKKEWTNIVAATKSGFALTGSAAMGQVGPVIGLMDIGECDDSYLFRVSLPGVKRDEREFSCEVEIDGKVLIQGVTTTGEKTVYRYSQVFEMQTQNLCPPGHFSISFQLPGPVDPQQFCGNFGTDGVLEGIVMKGRHENDQ from the exons ATGGATGGCTCATCTCAGGTTACTGAACCTATTACTTCTGGGGGATTAGAATCTAACAATGTACAAAGTCATATACTAGATGATAATCAGCTTTTCCTCTTGTACTTCATCATGGGTACTTACTTTGGCCCGGATCTCAAAGGGGAGAGGCTTCAAAAGTCAGTTTTGCAAAGAATAGCTGAGGGACTTCCTCCATATACTTCTGATCATCTAGCTGGGACCCACATGAAAACAGTGGAAGTAGAACGGGTGTACTATTACGTACTTAGGAAGGCTGCTGAATCTGTCGCCGTAAAATTACCGTTGTTGTACCAGTTCTTTGAAGGAAATGTCCCTGTTCAGGGACAGGACCTTGCTGCCAATTACCCTCAGTTTCCCGATCTCTTTCCTCTGCAATTGCATCCTCATTCAAGGTtcaaaaatcaacataaaatCATTGAGAACATTGTATTTATTAACAACCCGGAGATCGTTTACATTAAGCCAGAGGATATTGAAAGGTTTAAGAGGCTAACTGGGCTGGAGGATTTTCTTTTGGATAGAGATGCAGCAAGGTTGCACACTTCTTTATATGGTTCTGGCTTACATAATGCAGCAGTGCAGGAGGATGAGTCTAACGGAGAGTTGCCTTCCCCAAGTTCTTCCCGTGGTTCTCGGAAAACGAGACGCATAGATGATATCCTCAACCCACAGGATCATCAGCAACATTTCCATTTTGTGGCACCTATCAGTAGTGTGCCATATAGTGGTAACCCTATGATGTATAGTTATATGGCTTCTTTGCCAACTAAAGATGATTCCAATCCCATGGAGAAAGTTGGTCCAGCTATGATTTTTCTTCCTTCTCACCCAACTAAAAAAGAGTGGACTAATATTGTAGCTGCTACCAAAAGTGGATTTGCATTGACTGGGAGTGCAGCCATGGGACAGGTGGGACCAGTTATAGGACTCATGGACATTGGGGAATGTGACGACTCATACCTCTTTCGTGTGTCTCTTCCAGGAGTGAAAAGAGATGAAA GGGAATTTAGCTGTGAAGTTGAAATTGATGGCAAAGTATTGATACAAGGAGTGACAACGACAGGGGAGAAAACAGTGTACAGGTACTCCCAAGTGTTTGAAATGCAGACACAGAACCTGTGTCCACCTGGACACTTCTCCATCTCATTTCAGCTGCCTGGTCCAGTTGATCCTCAACAGTTCTGTGGTAATTTTGGCACTGACGGGGTTCTTGAGGGAATTGTGATGAAAGGGAGACATGAAAATGACCAATAA